The proteins below come from a single Crossiella sp. CA-258035 genomic window:
- a CDS encoding type II toxin-antitoxin system VapC family toxin codes for MIYLDSCALIKLILPEPLSEDLFTYLDSRTEPLVSSELAVVEVHRALTRVEAGDEARTLADEILDNITQLPLAPVVRAAAALPDRYLRSLDALHLATALRVPTTRFVSYDRRLNEAAAKAGLTVRAPGAAKRPA; via the coding sequence GTGATCTACCTCGACAGCTGCGCCCTGATCAAGCTGATCCTGCCGGAACCCCTGTCCGAGGACCTGTTCACCTACCTGGACAGCCGCACCGAACCCCTGGTCAGCTCCGAGCTGGCCGTGGTCGAGGTGCACCGCGCGCTCACCCGCGTCGAAGCCGGCGACGAGGCCCGCACCCTGGCGGACGAGATCCTGGACAACATCACCCAGCTGCCACTGGCCCCGGTGGTCCGCGCCGCCGCGGCCCTGCCCGACCGCTACCTGCGCAGCCTGGACGCCCTGCACCTGGCCACCGCGCTGCGCGTGCCGACCACCCGGTTCGTCAGCTACGACCGGCGGCTGAACGAGGCGGCGGCCAAGGCAGGCCTGACCGTGCGCGCACCCGGCGCGGCCAAGCGCCCGGCCTGA